From Hymenobacter sediminicola:
AACTGCAACAGACTATGCGGACCATCCAATTCCGGGAAGCCCTGCGTGAAGCCCTGTCCGAAGAAATGCGCCGCGACCCGCGCGTGTTCCTGATGGGCGAAGAAGTAGCCGAGTACAACGGCGCCTACAAAGTAAGCCAGGGCATGCTGGACGAGTTTGGGCCGGAACGTGTAATTGACACGCCTATTGCTGAGCTGGGTTTTGCCGGTATCGGTGTGGGCGCGGCCATCAACGGCTTGATTCCGGTCATCGAGTTCATGACCTTCAACTTCTCGCTGGTTGCTATCGACCAAGTGATTAACTCAGCCGCCAAAATCTACTCGATGTCGGGTGGGCAGTACTCCTGCCCCATCGTGTTCCGTGGGCCTACCGGCAGCGCGGGCATGCTTTCGAGCCAGCACTCGCAGAACTTCGAGAACTGGTACGCTAACACGCCCGGCCTGAAAGTAGTGGTTCCATCGAACCCCTACGACGCCAAAGGCCTGTTGAAAGCCGCCATCCGCGACGCAGATCCGGTCATCTTCATGGAGTCGGAGCAGATGTACGGCGACAAAGGCGAGGTGCCTGAGGAAGAGTACGTGCTGGAAATCGGCAAAGCCAACATCGTGCGCGAAGGCAAATCAGTTACGCTGGTGAGTTTCGGCAAGATGATGAAAATTGCTATTGCCGCCGCCGACGAGCTGGCTAAGGAAGGCATCGAAGCCGAGGTTATCGACCTGCGCTCCGTGCGCCCGATTGACTACGATACGCTGGTGACTTCGGTGAAGAAAACCAACCGCATGGTGGTGGTGGAAGAAGCCTGGCCGCTGGCCAGCATCAGCTCTGAGCTGGCCTACACCGTGCAGCGCCGCGCCTTCGACTACCTCGATGCGCCCGTAGTACGCGTAACGTGCATGGACGTGCCGTTGCCCTACGCTCCTACCCTCATCGAAGCCTCGCTGCCAAACGTAGGTCGCACCGTGAATGCCGTGCGTGAGGTGATGTACGTGAAGAAATAAAGAAGCTCTGCTTTTCGCAAAAAGCCCCGCAGCCGTTCTGGTTGCGGGGCTTTTTTATTACGGAACGGGAAGCCAGTTCACTCATCTATATCCAAATTCAAGACTGGATTCCAAATGGTTCTGCTATTACCACAATATCCGTGGCCCCAACTCCAGCGTAGCCTGTGCCGTTGCCGATGCCCAGAAGCAGACCGCCACAAAACCGATGTACGCCACGCTCACAGCCGCTAGCTGCCAGCGCAGCAACTGGCCCGGGCGCCACGCCGTGGGCCAGCCGAAGCACAGCACCGCATAGAGGAGCAGATGCAGCGGGAGCAGGAAGCGGCATTCCATGCTCATGGGCAACATAGGCAGGCAGGGCACCAGCAACACCGCCAGCACCAGCCACTGGTGCCAGGGTAGCTTGCGGAAACGGGTACGCAGCAACACGAGCAGCGCCCCGAACCATACCGTATAGTTCAGCCACGCCAAACCCCAGGTAGGCACGTACACCCGCTTGATATACGGCGTCGGATATTGCACATCAAGTCCATTGAACAGCCGCCAGGCATACATTTTCGTGAATGTGAGCGGATGACGCAGCACCAGTTGCAGATAACTGCCGTATGAATCGAACCAGCCGATACGCTCGGCCTTCACCAGTTGCTCGCCGGCTACGTCCCGGAAAATCATAACGGGCTCGTAGTAGTCGGTTCGGATATTGGTTTCGTACTTCTGGTGCAACAGTCCCCACTTCAGCTTTTCGCGGTAGAGGTTGTTTGTTTCGAGGTTCTCGTGCTGGGCCAGTACCAACGGCGAGTTTTGCTGGAACTGGTAGTGGTTGATCAGCAGCTGCGGCAACCACACTAGCGCCAGGCCGGCCAGCAGCGCCAGCGTACGAGCCATCCGCCGACTACCATTGATGTGGGGCGGCAACACAGCCAGAAGCGCCATGAAAAAAGGAACAGAAATCAGATAGGTAGGGCGCATGTTGCAGGCCGCTGCCACACACATTCCGGCTCCCACTGCTCCCCACAGGCCGGTATTATACAGCAGCAATACACCTAGTCCCAGCGCCCACAGAGCCGGAAAATCGGTGAGTGTGAAGTTGAAATAGTCGCGCCACAGGGCAAAGCCCAGCGCCGCAAAGGCCAGCCGCCGCACCCAGGCCAGAGGCTCCTGCTGCCCCCTGACGGCCTGCCACAGCCGTGGCCCAATCAGCCCAAACCCTACGGCCGCCGATACCGCTCCGAACACCCGGGCAAAGAAAATGGGCGGCAGATTGGTGTAGAACTGCACGATTCGCAGCGGCAGCAGCAACAGCGGCAGCAGGTACCCACGGAAACTATCGTGAAAGTTGAGGAGCGAGAAGCTACCCTGCTTGTGGTAATAGATGGAAATGAACCAATAATTCAGCGAGTCATGGTATAAGCGTGTGTAGCCAGAGAAAGGCAGGTACAGCAAGTACGCCAGCAACAACAGCAGCGTCAGGCGCCAATACGGGAGCCGCGGACGGTCAGGCCAAGCCGATAGTATTCGTGTCAGCAAGAGAATTTGAGGTTTAGCGAAGCCCGTTTAGTCGTCCACCAAGGACTTGCCTTTGCCAGGGTCGGGCTGCAAGTTGCGGAAAGTGGCTGCGGAAAGCCAGAAGCAGCTGCCCAGCCACAGGCCGATTACCAGCAACCCCGCTACCAACCGTAGCGGCCGGCCCCGCCACCAGGCCTGATAGGGCCGAAGTGAAAACCGGAACGCGGCCACCGAAAGCAGCAGCAAATGCAGCGGCAGCACAAACCTCGACTCAATAGCAGTAGGCACGGCCACCGCGCAGGGCAGCAGCAGCGCCAGCAGCAGCAAGGCACGCGGCCAATTCAGCCAACGCACTGGCTTGGTCCCTACGACTACGCTCAGCGCCAGCCCCAGAACCGTGTAATTCAGCAGTTGCAGTAAGTGGCGTTCCGGGCCGTAGTCGTGCAGTAGGTACGGGGCCGGTTGCTGCACGTCAAGCCCGTTGAACAAGTGCCGCACGTAGCGCCAGCCGTAGTCGAGGGGGTTGCGTAGCGCAATGTCCAGAAACTGGCCGTACGACGAGTATTGGCTTATTCCGGCTTCTTGCAGCACCCGCAGCCCGGTCGGGTCCACGAAAAACAGGCGCTTGCTCAGGTCGGCATCGTAGCGGAGCAAACGGGTACCCCAGGTTAGCTGCTTAAGATATAGTGGCGCCTGCTCCGTATCAGAAACGCGGGCCAGCACCAAGGGCGTATTCTGCTGAAAATGGAGCCGGTTAATGGCCAGTTGCGGAGCCAGCGCCAGCGCCATGCCTAGTAGTAGCAACGCCCAACGGAATAACCTCTTAGCTAGGCTGTGCCGGTCGTGTTGCCAGTTCCACCAGGCTGCCAGGGCCAGCGCCGGAGGCACGGCGGCCAGATACATCGGGCGGCTGTTGAAAGCAGCGGCGAGGCTGAGTCCTGCTAGCAGCCACCAGCCCAGCCCCCGCCGACCACATGCCCATAAGGCCAGCAACAGCAGCGTCAGAGCCGGCATATCAATCATGGTGAAGCTGAAATGGTCGCGCCAGAACACAAAGGACAGCAGCACCAGCGCCAGCCAGCGTATTCCAGCCACGCGGCCGGGCACTAACTGCTGCCACATCGCCGGAATCAGCCAGGCGTAGAGCGCCGCAGCCCACACTACCCCCATAGCTTTGGCGGCCTGCGGCATGGTGCAGGAAGTAAAAAACCGGATGATAAGAGCCGGAAAGTGCAGCAGCGCCGCCAAGTAGCCGCGCGTGGGTGTATCGAAATACAGCAGTGAAAAGGCTTGGTGCTGCCGCTGAAAGGATACAGCCAGCTCCCAGTAGTGGCCGGCATCGTAGGGCATCCGCTCCCCCGTGAGCCCGCCGCCCAACAGGAAATAGGTGCCATAGAGTCCCACGACCACCAATACGCGCACCCAGAGCGGCCAGTCATGTCGCCAGAGGCTAGCTGCAGTATCTGCGGGCCTGCTCACGGCTGCGGAAATAGAGGGTAGCGGGTTCAACTCGGGCATTTAGCAGGCAGACTAGATAAGCAAATGGGCCGGCAGGAGGGATTTTACGTACCTTTTGCCTAAAGCTACGCCGCATTTCCCCTACCCTCGCCTTCCCACATGAATCACCGCCTGCATCTTCGATTCGAGCAGCTTGAACAAGCTACTGACCGCCTGCTGAAATCGGCCGAGGCGCTGGGCAGCAAGTCACACCAGTCACCGGGGCTAGGCCAATGGTCGGCGGCGCAGGTAGTGCAGCATCTGGTGGTTTCGGAAACCGGCATATCTCAGTATCTCGACAAGAAGCTGCAGCACTCTGAGGAATTGGAAAAGGCCGGGCTGGGTCACACACTCAAGTCGGTGCTGCTACGCGTGTTGCTGCGCCTGCCTTTCACCCGCTTCAAGGCGCCATCCCGGCTAGCCGAGCTGACGCCAGACCAGGTGGAATCGTTGCCGCAATTGCGCGAGGAATGGCAGTCGGTGCGCCGCCGTTTGGAGCAGACGCTAAACGAATATCCGGGCAAGCTCCTGGACCGGGCCATTTTCAAGCACCCACGTTCCGGCATGCTCACCATTTACCAAACCCTGGATTTCATGCTCGACCATGTGCTGCACCACCAGCGTCAGCTCGAACGGATTGGCAAAGCCCTCCAGTAGCTATTAGCCGGTCTACACTAGCATCAGTTACAGGTTGAGCAGGGCGGAAGTGAAGCCTACTTCTTCTCCCGAACGATATCAGCGTAGCTGGAATGCCGCGTCATTTCGGTGAAAGTGGCAGTCAGCTCTGGTGGTGGCACCGTGAGTTTGCGTAGCTTCAGATCCAGCCAAGCCCCATCAACGGCTACCACGGCAGCCTCGCGGCCATCGGCTTTGTAAAGAGTATGGACAATGCGCCAGCGGGAGCCATCGGCATTTAGCCCACCCAGCTCTGCCGAGACGCGGATGATTTCGCTCAAGTGAATTTCCTTCAAAAAGCGGGTGTCTTCGCGGAACAGAATGGGGCCAATGCCTAACTCGGCAAACCGATGCATGGAGAAACCTTGGTCAGCCAGGAAGTCTAGCCGCACCTGAGCAGCATAGTCGGTGTAGGCAGAATGGCGCATGTGTACGTTCGGGTCCATGTCGGCCCAGCGCACCGTGAAACTCTTGATATAGGTCATGCTTGCGGAATAAATAAGGAAAAAGCCGGATATGAGCGAACCGCTTAGGCGTCGCGCTCCATGCGCATAGTGAGGCGCACCAGGTATTGCTGCTGCTCGTCTTCGCCCAGAAACTCTACTTCGTAGCCGGCATCCTCAGCGTAATCCTGCACGATGCTGGCATCAGCGAAAAGCCAGGGAAATTCGGCGCCTTGCTGTTCGCCGTACTGCATCACGTAGGTCACCTCGCCGTAGTAAGGCCCATTCAGGTCGAAGACCAAGGCACCCTCTTCGTCCTCGTAGAGGTAGCTGATATCGGAAGAGGTAGCCAGAATCTGGCCGCCGGGCGCCAGCATGGTACGGGCGTGGCGCAGGAACTTCTCCAGTCCCTCCAGGGTGCCCACCAGCCCCACACCATTCATCAGCATGAGCAGCGTATCGTATTTCTCATGTGCCAGTGGCGCGGCAAAAATGTCGTGGCAGGCTACTTCCCGTACCCCCCGC
This genomic window contains:
- a CDS encoding pyruvate dehydrogenase complex E1 component subunit beta encodes the protein MRTIQFREALREALSEEMRRDPRVFLMGEEVAEYNGAYKVSQGMLDEFGPERVIDTPIAELGFAGIGVGAAINGLIPVIEFMTFNFSLVAIDQVINSAAKIYSMSGGQYSCPIVFRGPTGSAGMLSSQHSQNFENWYANTPGLKVVVPSNPYDAKGLLKAAIRDADPVIFMESEQMYGDKGEVPEEEYVLEIGKANIVREGKSVTLVSFGKMMKIAIAAADELAKEGIEAEVIDLRSVRPIDYDTLVTSVKKTNRMVVVEEAWPLASISSELAYTVQRRAFDYLDAPVVRVTCMDVPLPYAPTLIEASLPNVGRTVNAVREVMYVKK
- a CDS encoding DinB family protein, producing the protein MNHRLHLRFEQLEQATDRLLKSAEALGSKSHQSPGLGQWSAAQVVQHLVVSETGISQYLDKKLQHSEELEKAGLGHTLKSVLLRVLLRLPFTRFKAPSRLAELTPDQVESLPQLREEWQSVRRRLEQTLNEYPGKLLDRAIFKHPRSGMLTIYQTLDFMLDHVLHHQRQLERIGKALQ
- a CDS encoding acyl-CoA thioesterase; amino-acid sequence: MTYIKSFTVRWADMDPNVHMRHSAYTDYAAQVRLDFLADQGFSMHRFAELGIGPILFREDTRFLKEIHLSEIIRVSAELGGLNADGSRWRIVHTLYKADGREAAVVAVDGAWLDLKLRKLTVPPPELTATFTEMTRHSSYADIVREKK
- a CDS encoding class I SAM-dependent methyltransferase — translated: MPASNFSSADPLGHALLDYQRGQLDASLTVHSNVAEEEPLPAAYFFRSLWEMPELERQALDECRGRVLDLGAGAGCHALELQSRDFEVKAVDISAGAVQVMQERGVREVACHDIFAAPLAHEKYDTLLMLMNGVGLVGTLEGLEKFLRHARTMLAPGGQILATSSDISYLYEDEEGALVFDLNGPYYGEVTYVMQYGEQQGAEFPWLFADASIVQDYAEDAGYEVEFLGEDEQQQYLVRLTMRMERDA